The Mytilus trossulus isolate FHL-02 chromosome 13, PNRI_Mtr1.1.1.hap1, whole genome shotgun sequence genome has a segment encoding these proteins:
- the LOC134695135 gene encoding innexin unc-7-like, with protein MGGIKEYDSAKNILYIKISGSDDPLVHQANRLGCLLIFLNVAIFLSTRGLAKSPMHCWCPAQFPGSQVRYINDYCWVKNTYVVDFNESLSTASSTKEIRTIQYYQWLPLIFAFQALFFYVPRMFWLAFSGYSSLNIKKLLQMTDNITFSYGNDRNDKVKVTVQYLQKYLKIRNRLNIQNKTWEGPRELLATYGFHKGNFLVFIFLMTALLYVISTIVQFFMVDVLLGIDFKTLGVDVLSRVYNDITIFDHRRFPIVTFCDFDIRQMTNLQRWTVQCSLPINLYSDMIFIIDWFILVFMAILNFIYFIYHLVSTILPYRAEMYIRKFMEMDGDRVSKYQKIPEHDLEKQRDFIHCYLRRDGVFLIWLMSNKVNQVLAGEIVNSLWKNYQSE; from the exons ATGGGAGG AATTAAAGAGTACGATTCAGCAAAAAATATCTTGTATATAAAAATCAGTGGATCCGACGACCCTTTGGTGCACCAGGCCAATCGATTGGGatgtttgttgatttttttaaatgtcgcAATATTTTTAAGTACTCGAGGTTTGGCGAAGTCACCTATGCATTGCTGGTGTCCTGCACAATTTCCTGGTTCGCAAGTAAGATACATCAACGACTACTGTTGGGTTAAGAATACGTATGTAGTAGATTTCAATGAAAGTTTATCGACAGCTTCAAGCACGAAGGAGATAAGGACAATTCAATACTATCAATGGTTACCTTTGATCTTTGCTTTTCAAGCCTTATTCTTTTACGTGCCTCGAATGTTTTGGCTAGCATTTAGTGGATATTCTTCTTTAAATATCAAGAAGCTCCTTCAAATGACCGACAATATTACTTTTTCATATGGAAACGATAGAAATGATAAAGTTAAAGTGACTGTAcagtatttacaaaaatatttgaaaattcgaAACCGTCTTAACATACAGAACAAAACATGGGAAGGACCACGGGAACTTTTAGCAACGTACGGATTCCACAAAGGAAACTTTTTGGTGTTTATCTTTTTGATGACAGCATTGCTATACGTTATTTCAACTATCGTACAATTTTTTATGGTAGATGTTTTACTAGGAATAGATTTCAAAACTTTAGGTGTCGATGTCTTGTCACGTGTGTATAACGATATAACAATTTTTGATCATCGAAGATTTCCGATCGTAACCTTTTGTGATTTTGATATAagacaaatgacaaatttacaaAGGTGGACTGTACAGTGCTCGCTTCCAATTAACCTGTACAGtgatatgatttttataatcGACTGGTTCATTCTAGTTTTTATGGCAATCTTGAATTTTATCTACTTTATATATCATCTTGTCTCAACCATACTGCCATATCGGGCAGAAATGTATATTCGCAAATTTATGGAAATGGACGGAGATCGTGTATCAAAATACCAGAAGATTCCTGAACATGACCTTGAAAAACAAAGGGACTTCATCCATTGTTATTTGCGGAGAGATGGTGTTTTTCTGATTTGGTTGATGAGCAATAAAGTAAATCAAGTTTTAGCTGGAGAAATAGTCAACAGCTTATGGAAGAACTATCAATCAGAATGA
- the LOC134694449 gene encoding innexin unc-9-like gives MGGFKKYDAENKIVIIKLGRSDDPLMHQINRFGCVLLFVIVAIGLSVQRFAKSPIQCWCPAQFPDFQVNYINDYCWVRNTYVVDFNESLSTVSSIKKTRIIQYYQWIPLILVFQALSFFAPRMVWLACSGYSLNIKKLLKMADDITLSHGNDKHELIQATVQYFKKYLKNQNCLNIRYRTWEGPQELLASYGLHKGNVLVFIFLMTSLLYAISTVGQFFMVDILLGMDFKTLGFDVMSRVYNDKTIGDHRRFPIVTFCDFYIRQMTNIQSWTVQCSLPINLYSDMIFIIDWFILVFMTILNFVYFIYHIVSTILPYRAEIYIRKFMEIDGERVSKYQTISEHELEKQRDFIHCYLRRDGVFLIWLMSNKVNPVVAGEIVNNLWKSYQSE, from the exons ATGGGAGG ctttAAGAAGTATGATGCAGAAAACAAGATCGTGATTATAAAGCTTGGTCGATCGGACGACCCTTTGATGCACCAGATCAATCGCTTTGGGTGTGTGTTGCTCTTCGTTATAGTCGCCATTGGCTTAAGTGTTCAACGATTTGCAAAGTCACCCATCCAGTGCTGGTGTCCCGCACAGTTCCCGGATTTTCAAGTAAATTACATCAACGACTACTGTTGGGTTCGGAATACTTATGTAGTAGATTTCAATGAAAGTTTATCGACAGTTTCAAGCATCAAGAAGACAAGGATAATTCAATATTATCAATGGATACCTTTGATCTTGGTCTTTCAAGCCTTATCTTTTTTCGCGCCAAGAATGGTTTGGCTAGCATGTAGTGGATATTCTTTAAACATAAAGAAGCTTCTGAAAATGGCCGATGATATTACTTTATCACATGGAAACGATAAACATGAACTAATTCAAGCGACCGtacagtatttcaaaaaatacctaaaaaatcaaaactgtcTAAACATAAGGTACAGAACATGGGAGGGGCCCCAGGAACTACTAGCATCATATGGATTACATAAAGGTAACGTTTTGGTGTTCATCTTTTTGATGACATCACTGCTGTACGCTATTTCAACTGTCGGACAATTTTTTATGGTGGATATTTTACTAGGAATGGATTTTAAGACCTTAGGTTTCGATGTCATGTCACGTGTGTATAACGATAAAACAATTGGCGATCACAGAAGATTTCCCATCGTAAccttttgtgatttttatatAAGACAAATGACAAATATACAAAGCTGGACTGTGCAATGCTCGCTACCAATCAACCTGTACAGCgatatgatttttataatcGATTGGTTCATTCTAGTTTTTATGACAATCTTAAACTTTGTCTACTTTATATACCATATTGTCTCAACCATACTACCATATCGGGCAGAAATCTATATTCGAAAGTTTATGGAAATAGATGGAGAGCGAGTTTCAAAATACCAGACGATTTCTGAACATGAACTTGAAAAACAAAGGgattttattcattgttatttgcGGAGGGATGGTGTTTTTCTGATTTGGTTAATGAGCAATAAAGTAAATCCTGTTGTAGCTGGGGAAATAGTCAACAATTTATGGAAGAGCTATCAATCAGAATGA
- the LOC134694659 gene encoding uncharacterized protein LOC134694659 codes for MDDLNSNHSNELCDQSDSWIPCWETQLAGTGGEINLVEDKEIASRAVAFVVNSTRKGIVPLCTDVANLLRAKRSLEKKVLLLTKENQELRSGSRPTSHSTSPTPASLSSDKSIHDTSYHIQEPYRPPSRCSQCSSTISDSPKVRQRPDSQQRSPNSIRQNGTNASPLSQRLRADSLHSQQEQQVQNIGPLSETDVQKPTTNGLMTKAEVHVESKPTVHVESKPTVHTSGHYDKHNIDKKNDRYHRISQKSKQIKYEVEDNRNNYDELFGLESTFDAEKDLKYITECLQQIEVKQCLDKLYIENELHSNPDNKVKGPKLYMGSKQKIQSVNKKWSRALSPSVTSVCSQPIKGCKCSRCESAVRSGDEDVNDAQKFSVSYKLQVQQGDYVVAKGDKTGRICYIGHLDNTPDVLYVGLELAQPAGQHDGFYKSKRYYSCKKDHGIFVPLQEILCKVNKKPPKLLKTPSREGKIEEVTKL; via the exons ATGGATGACTTAAATTCAAATCATAGCAATGAACTCTGTGACCAATCTGATTCCTGGATACCATGTTGGGAAACACAATTGGCAGGAACTG GAGGAGAGATAAATCTTGTAGAAGATAAAGAGATAGCATCAAGAGCTGTAGCCTTTGTTGTAAACAGTACAAGAAAAGGAATTGTCCCTCTTTGTACAGATGTAGCAAATTTACTGAGAGCAAAAAGAAG TCTAGAAAAGAAAGTTCTACTCCTGACAAAAGAGAATCAAGAATTGAGATCAGGCAGTCGACCAACATCACATTCCACAAGTCCAACTCCAGCGTCCCTGAGCTCTGACAAAAGTATCCACGATACTTCATACCATATCCAA GAACCCTACAGACCACCCTCTAGATGCAGCCAGTGCTCAAGTACCATCAGTGATTCCCCCAAAGTAAGACAGCGACCTGACAGTCAGCAGAGATCCCCTAACAGTATTCGTCAAAATGGTACTAACGCATCACCATTATCACAGAGATTGAGGGCCGATAGTCTACACAGTCAGCAAGAACAACAAGTTCAAAATATTGGACCTTTAAGTGAAACAGATGTtcaaaaaccaacaacaaatgGTCTGATGACAAAGGCAGAGGTTCATGTGGAATCTAAACCTACGGTTCATGTGGAATCTAAACCTACGGTTCATACATCAGGACACTATGACAAACACAATATAGACAAGAAAAATGACAGATATCACAG AATATCACAGAAATCCAAACagataaagtatgaagttgaagacaACAGAA ATAATTATGATGAACTGTTTGGTTTAGAGAGTACCTTTGATGCTGAAAAAGACTTGAAGTACATTACAGAATGTCTACAGCAAATTGAG gTTAAACAATGCcttgataaattatatattgagaATGAATTACACAGTAACCCAGACAACAAGGTCAAAGGTCCAAAACTTTATATGGGCAGTAAACAGAAAATACAAAG TGTTAATAAAAAATGGTCCAGAGCCCTATCACCTAGTGTGACAAGTGTTTGTTCTCAGCCAATCAAAGGCTGTAAATGTTCTCGTTGTGAGTCTGCTGTCAGGAGTGGGGATGAAGATGTAAATGACGCACAGAAATTTTCTGTTAG ctATAAACTGCAAGTGCAACAAGGTGATTATGTTGTTGCCAAGGGAGACAAGACTGGAAGAATTTGTTATATTGGTCACCTTGACAACACACCAGATGTGTTATATGTTGGCCTTGAACTTGCTCAACCAG ccGGACAGCATGATggattttataaaagtaaaagataCTATTCTTGTAAGAAGGACCATGGTATATTTGTTCCCCTCCAAGAAATACTttgtaaagttaataaaaag cCTCCAAAATTATTGAAGACTCCAAGTAGAGAAGGAAAAATAGAAGAAGTAACAAAACTG tGA